GCAGGGCCTGCAGCACCCAGAAGGCGGCGGTGAGCGCCAGCGAGAGCGGCGACAGGCGAATCAGGGCCACGCCGAGCAGGGCGACCATCTCACCCAGGTACACCGGATGTCTCACAAATCGGTACACCCCTCGGGTGACAGGCCGGCGGGCTTCCACCGAGATCGAGAACGAGCGTCCCAGCGTGGCCATGGCCGTTACCGTGAGCAGGGTGCCGATGACGAGCAGAGCCTGGCCGGGCACAAAGGTCTGGGGCAGCGCGGCGACGTTCACGGGCAGCACGAAGACGACGAACGGCAGCGAAGCGATGACGTAGGGCGCCACCAGGGCGCGCCAACCGCGCGCGTGCGACACGGCGGGCAGGCGCGTCGCATAGGCCACCACGAGCACGCCGTAGAGCGCCGTCTCGAGCGCCCACAGGCTCTTGCTCCAGAAATCGCGGTAGGCGCTGGCGCGCCACGCGCAGAACGCGATGCAGACGACGAGCCCCGCAGCCCGCTTCCAGGGAGCGCTCCATGGCCTGTGCTACGATCTGCGCTGTCATGCAACCACGTTCCTGGCTCACCCTACTCAAGATTGCCTGCGTCACGGTCGCCGCCATCGTGTTCGCCGACCTGACGAGCGTCTATCTGCGCGGTCGAGTCACGTCTGCGCCGTCGACACAGCCCATCGCGCCGGCCGCGCCGGCTTCGGCGGCGCCCGTGCTCACCGAGCAGCAGTCTGTCGATGGAGCGCGCGCTCTGCTGGGCAATCACCCTGACATCACCAAGGAGAAGCCGCAGGCCGGGGCGTCCGGCGCCCCCGCCAACGCGACCCCGGTGGTCCCCGCTGCCCAGGTTCCCGATCCCTCGGCGCAGATGACCCTCATCGGCACCATGGTTGCGCCAGGCGCCTCCATGGCCATCGTGATGGTGACCGGCAACGAGCACGTGGCGCGCGAGGGCGACAGCCTCGGGTCGCCGGCGTTCCGGGTGGCCGAGATCCGCGAGACCTCGGTCGTCCTCGAGGCCTCGGGGGTGAAGAAGACGCTCTGGATGCCGTCGTTCCAGCCGCCGGCCGGCGGCGAGGCCGCCGCGCCTCCGTCTGGCGTCCTGCCGCCTCCGCCGGTTCCCGTTCCCGTGGCCGCGCCCAGCCCGGAGGCCGCCGCGCCCGGGAAGTCGGTCATCTCCAAGGCCGAACGTGACAAGGTCATGGGGAACCTGCAAGACACCCTCAAGGATCTGCGCATCCTGCCCAACAAGAAGAGCGGAGCCGACTACGGCTCCAAGGTGGTCTTCCTGCAGGC
The genomic region above belongs to Pseudomonadota bacterium and contains:
- a CDS encoding isoprenylcysteine carboxylmethyltransferase family protein — translated: MAFCAWRASAYRDFWSKSLWALETALYGVLVVAYATRLPAVSHARGWRALVAPYVIASLPFVVFVLPVNVAALPQTFVPGQALLVIGTLLTVTAMATLGRSFSISVEARRPVTRGVYRFVRHPVYLGEMVALLGVALIRLSPLSLALTAAFWVLQALRARWEDEALVGAFPAHASYVDRVGRFGLRQGRPRADSAASPDA